In the Leptolyngbya sp. SIO1E4 genome, one interval contains:
- the proB gene encoding glutamate 5-kinase, producing the protein MTEPITLVVKIGTSSLTKSTGQLAISVIATLVETLSALQSKGYRVILVSSGAVGVGCARLGMSERPKTIAMKQAIAAVGQGRLMRVYDDFFTTLGQPIAQVLLTRTDLVQRSRYVNSYRTFRQLLQLGIIPIVNENDTVAVEELKFGDNDTLSAQVASLVSASWLFLLTDVDRLYSADPRYHPNAQPIHLVDRIEDLEDLQVSIGDRGSPWGTGGMVTKIEAARIAANAGVRTVITDGQHPENLIKILAGEPLGTQFAPRPLATNARKRWIAQGLVSAGKLYLDSGAIRAIQQGGKSLLAAGISEIEGEFERQAAVQLCDAKGREIARGLVNYSHTELTKILGHHSDDIPQILGYEGAETVVHRDNLVISAGT; encoded by the coding sequence GTGACAGAGCCCATAACCCTGGTGGTCAAAATTGGAACGTCTAGCCTGACGAAATCTACCGGGCAGCTAGCAATTTCGGTGATTGCCACCCTGGTGGAGACCCTAAGCGCCTTGCAATCTAAGGGATATCGCGTCATTCTCGTTTCTTCGGGGGCAGTTGGCGTCGGCTGTGCACGATTAGGGATGTCGGAGCGCCCCAAAACGATAGCGATGAAGCAGGCGATCGCAGCAGTCGGGCAGGGGCGGCTCATGCGCGTGTACGATGACTTTTTTACAACGCTGGGGCAGCCCATCGCTCAAGTCTTGTTGACTCGCACCGATTTGGTGCAGCGGTCACGCTATGTCAACAGCTACCGGACGTTTCGGCAGCTCTTGCAGTTAGGCATTATCCCCATCGTCAATGAAAACGACACCGTTGCCGTTGAGGAACTCAAGTTTGGGGATAACGATACCCTTTCAGCTCAAGTTGCCAGCCTAGTGAGTGCCAGCTGGCTGTTTTTGCTCACCGATGTGGATCGACTATATTCTGCCGATCCCCGTTATCATCCCAATGCACAACCGATTCACCTGGTCGATCGAATTGAAGATTTAGAAGACTTGCAGGTCAGCATTGGCGATCGCGGTAGCCCTTGGGGGACCGGTGGCATGGTGACCAAGATTGAGGCGGCTCGCATTGCTGCGAATGCAGGGGTTCGCACGGTGATCACCGACGGGCAACATCCTGAAAACCTGATCAAAATTTTGGCCGGAGAGCCCCTGGGCACCCAGTTTGCGCCGCGCCCCTTGGCAACGAACGCCCGAAAACGATGGATTGCTCAAGGGCTTGTCTCTGCAGGCAAATTATATTTGGATAGTGGCGCCATACGGGCCATTCAACAGGGGGGCAAATCTTTACTGGCAGCTGGGATTTCTGAAATAGAAGGAGAGTTTGAGCGGCAAGCTGCAGTTCAACTCTGTGATGCCAAGGGTCGGGAAATCGCGAGGGGCCTTGTGAACTATAGCCACACTGAACTGACCAAAATTCTGGGTCATCATTCCGACGACATTCCCCAGATACTTGGCTACGAAGGGGCCGAGACTGTTGTTCACCGAGATAATCTAGTGATTTCTGCGGGGACCTGA
- a CDS encoding YqeG family HAD IIIA-type phosphatase, with amino-acid sequence MMCGKLLQPDLVLGQSVLGITPDLVNRYGLQGLVLDVDETLVPIREAQTSEEVRVWFAALKAHVPIWLVSNNLNAPRIRRIAESLQAPYITGAGKPSRRKLRQAAQAMQLPVERVAMVGDRLFTDVLAGNRLGMFTILVEPMIHPKGKPGKYLLRSTEVWLSQLLGVSLGSVP; translated from the coding sequence ATCATGTGTGGAAAATTACTGCAGCCTGACTTGGTATTGGGGCAGTCTGTGCTGGGCATAACCCCCGACTTAGTGAACCGCTACGGTCTACAAGGGTTAGTGCTTGATGTGGACGAAACCCTGGTGCCCATACGGGAGGCTCAAACCTCTGAAGAAGTCCGGGTCTGGTTTGCCGCCTTGAAAGCGCATGTTCCCATTTGGCTGGTCAGCAATAATTTGAATGCGCCTCGCATTCGTCGCATTGCCGAAAGCCTGCAGGCGCCTTACATTACTGGCGCAGGCAAACCCTCCCGTAGAAAGCTACGACAGGCGGCGCAAGCCATGCAGTTGCCGGTAGAACGGGTCGCGATGGTCGGCGATCGCCTATTTACAGATGTTCTCGCCGGGAATCGCCTCGGCATGTTTACGATTCTGGTAGAACCGATGATTCATCCGAAGGGGAAACCGGGGAAATACCTGCTGCGGTCTACCGAGGTGTGGCTGTCGCAGTTGCTGGGGGTTTCCTTAGGCTCGGTTCCCTGA
- the mltG gene encoding endolytic transglycosylase MltG — protein MASRLSKTLFLVVLVPVSLGIAGWQGWAWWSWATSPVADTVASAATPEDGSSSEAAAGTVQIQIPAGTPGQQIGRDLEIAGLIRSRLAWDLWSRLQALRTDGGFQAGTYVLSPDQSLQEIARKIWIGDVLQATFTIPEGWTRAQMATAFEEKGFFSAEAFLEATEQISRDRYPWLPQNIPHLEGFLYPDTYQLPPETMTPGAIVDMMVSRFESVALPVYQQASSDFSLLEWVTLASIVEREAVIPEERSEIAAVFNRRLVEGIPLGADPTVEYGLGVTQTREQPLTLAQVRTPSPYNTYINVGLPPTPIAGPGLASLEASLSPDDTDYLYFVARYDGTHVFSQTLAEHEAAQARIRDAIDAEQESANPGE, from the coding sequence ATGGCCTCTCGTCTCTCCAAAACGCTTTTTTTAGTTGTGCTGGTGCCGGTGTCCTTGGGCATCGCAGGTTGGCAAGGCTGGGCTTGGTGGAGCTGGGCCACTTCCCCAGTGGCTGATACAGTGGCCTCAGCTGCAACCCCTGAAGACGGCTCCTCCTCTGAGGCCGCAGCGGGTACCGTTCAGATCCAGATTCCAGCGGGCACGCCAGGACAGCAAATTGGGCGAGATTTAGAAATTGCCGGTTTAATTCGATCGCGCCTCGCCTGGGATCTTTGGAGTCGTTTGCAAGCGTTGCGCACAGACGGGGGGTTCCAGGCGGGAACCTATGTCCTCTCCCCCGACCAATCGTTGCAAGAGATTGCCCGCAAGATCTGGATAGGGGACGTGTTGCAAGCAACATTTACCATTCCAGAGGGCTGGACACGCGCCCAAATGGCCACGGCCTTCGAAGAGAAGGGATTTTTCTCTGCTGAGGCATTTTTAGAGGCCACTGAGCAAATATCGCGCGATCGCTATCCCTGGTTACCGCAAAACATTCCTCATTTAGAAGGCTTTCTTTACCCAGATACTTACCAACTCCCCCCAGAAACAATGACCCCAGGGGCCATTGTGGATATGATGGTGAGCCGCTTTGAATCAGTTGCGCTGCCAGTCTATCAACAAGCCAGCTCAGACTTTTCTCTGTTGGAATGGGTCACCTTGGCCAGTATTGTGGAGCGCGAGGCGGTGATTCCAGAGGAGCGATCGGAAATTGCGGCGGTCTTTAATCGACGCTTAGTAGAAGGGATTCCCTTGGGAGCTGACCCAACGGTGGAATATGGTCTGGGCGTTACCCAAACCCGAGAGCAACCCTTGACCTTGGCTCAAGTTCGCACCCCCTCCCCTTACAACACCTACATTAATGTCGGCTTACCCCCAACCCCTATTGCTGGGCCTGGCTTGGCCAGCTTAGAAGCCAGTCTTAGTCCAGACGACACCGACTATCTTTACTTTGTAGCCCGATACGATGGCACCCATGTCTTTAGCCAGACCCTGGCAGAACATGAGGCGGCTCAAGCCCGGATTCGAGACGCCATTGATGCGGAGCAGGAGTCTGCAAATCCGGGAGAATAG
- a CDS encoding DUF3727 domain-containing protein — protein sequence MTFSKHAPNGPTIALTDASGNSLMCQVEQKFDIEGQQYALLLPVDTPVEIFMWEADASGEEESLVDIEETQIEALFPIARAVLAEQDLMLQHTAITLTVSGDIPDPEEADCFTLEIEDEEDEEGDLLSEAFQTLATFFHEEVEYTVCTPVDPLLLFAQITETGNGQVIPPEEFERLRPEIESTIFDVLE from the coding sequence ATGACTTTCTCGAAACATGCCCCTAATGGCCCCACCATTGCCTTAACCGACGCATCCGGCAACTCGCTGATGTGCCAGGTTGAGCAGAAATTTGACATTGAAGGTCAGCAATATGCGCTGCTGCTGCCGGTGGATACCCCAGTAGAGATCTTCATGTGGGAAGCAGATGCTTCGGGAGAAGAAGAGTCCTTAGTCGATATTGAAGAAACTCAGATTGAAGCACTGTTCCCCATTGCGCGAGCGGTGCTCGCCGAGCAAGATTTGATGTTGCAGCACACCGCGATTACATTAACCGTATCAGGAGACATCCCAGACCCCGAAGAAGCAGACTGTTTCACCCTCGAAATTGAGGATGAGGAGGATGAAGAGGGGGATCTGCTTAGTGAAGCGTTTCAAACGTTGGCAACTTTCTTCCATGAAGAGGTAGAGTATACGGTCTGTACGCCGGTTGATCCACTCTTGCTTTTTGCCCAAATTACAGAGACCGGTAACGGTCAAGTGATTCCTCCGGAAGAATTTGAACGGCTCCGACCCGAGATTGAATCGACGATATTTGACGTGCTGGAATAG
- the ruvX gene encoding Holliday junction resolvase RuvX — protein sequence MEHVSALGLDVGHKRIGVAGCDRLGWLASGLTTLKRTSFQAVVQELSALVQARQVQVLVVGLPYTMDGKFGHQARRVKSFADQLSAALHLPVEYVDERLTSFQAEQMLLSEGVSPSRNKGLIDRRAAAIILQQWLDQRTQSASAAPPTLFEPVSGDPE from the coding sequence ATGGAGCATGTCTCGGCATTAGGGTTAGACGTTGGTCATAAGCGGATTGGGGTCGCAGGCTGCGATCGCCTCGGGTGGTTGGCCTCGGGGTTGACCACCCTGAAACGAACCTCATTTCAAGCAGTCGTTCAAGAGCTGTCAGCGCTGGTGCAAGCGCGCCAGGTTCAGGTCTTGGTTGTGGGTCTTCCTTACACGATGGACGGAAAATTTGGGCATCAGGCGCGCCGGGTGAAATCTTTTGCAGATCAGCTATCTGCAGCCCTTCACTTACCCGTAGAGTATGTAGATGAGCGGCTAACCTCCTTTCAGGCAGAGCAGATGTTACTGTCAGAAGGAGTCTCTCCGTCTCGAAACAAAGGACTGATTGACCGACGAGCCGCGGCCATTATTTTGCAACAATGGTTAGATCAGCGTACCCAGTCGGCCTCAGCCGCCCCCCCCACTCTGTTTGAGCCCGTTTCAGGAGACCCTGAATGA
- a CDS encoding GNAT family N-acetyltransferase: MIRSDAQKSDLRFRPLYPRDADVLEHWNGQQIVITDPSSEMLNDSSSRSLHHPLFIWRQRVSALALPNRPRWSGFVATLNEATCGMIEISAFNRTRSTWRVNCVAVNPAAVPASGEGPLTRIGSQLLRHCFETVWEARMWLAEVDIEQKSALALYRQNGFQPLAQVTYWEITPQILTEQAKREPDLPNLMAVSNADAQLLYQLDTASMPPLVRQVFDQQIQDFKVEPIQGIAATARQWMKRVNRICGYVFEPQRKAAIGRFELTACRAAHQYHSAELTVHPAYTWLYPEILSHMARILQGYPSVPLRITSLDYQPEREDYLTQIQANPVNRTLMLSRSVWHKVREAKPTALEGLQLPEVLAGLQPAGKPIPGRMSWQSETDEGQRKQRQLPTQSFYKSDEGAKRHEKPHPPSSSDHLSGESW; the protein is encoded by the coding sequence ATGATTCGCTCAGACGCTCAAAAATCTGATCTGCGTTTCCGCCCACTTTATCCTCGCGATGCGGATGTCTTAGAACATTGGAATGGCCAGCAGATTGTTATCACCGATCCGTCATCTGAAATGCTGAACGACAGCAGTAGTCGTTCACTGCACCATCCTTTGTTTATTTGGCGGCAACGAGTCAGCGCATTGGCCCTGCCCAATCGTCCGCGCTGGTCAGGCTTTGTGGCCACCCTCAATGAGGCCACCTGCGGCATGATTGAAATCTCAGCCTTTAACCGCACCCGCAGTACCTGGCGAGTCAACTGTGTGGCCGTCAATCCGGCTGCAGTTCCAGCCAGTGGGGAAGGGCCGCTCACCCGTATCGGCTCACAGCTATTGCGTCACTGCTTTGAGACCGTTTGGGAAGCTCGGATGTGGCTGGCTGAGGTAGATATTGAGCAGAAATCAGCATTGGCCCTGTATCGTCAAAATGGGTTTCAGCCCCTGGCTCAGGTCACCTATTGGGAAATTACGCCGCAGATTTTGACCGAACAGGCAAAACGGGAACCTGATTTACCCAATCTGATGGCCGTTAGTAATGCCGATGCCCAACTGTTGTATCAGCTGGATACGGCGTCAATGCCACCCCTCGTTCGCCAGGTGTTTGATCAACAGATTCAAGACTTTAAGGTAGAGCCAATTCAAGGCATTGCCGCCACGGCCCGCCAATGGATGAAGCGGGTTAATCGCATTTGCGGTTATGTGTTTGAGCCCCAGCGGAAGGCCGCCATCGGGCGCTTTGAGCTGACGGCGTGCCGGGCTGCACATCAGTACCATTCGGCGGAGCTAACGGTGCATCCTGCTTACACCTGGCTCTATCCAGAAATTCTGAGCCACATGGCCAGAATTCTGCAGGGTTATCCATCTGTTCCTTTGCGGATCACGTCCCTCGACTACCAGCCAGAACGTGAAGACTATCTAACCCAGATTCAGGCAAACCCTGTCAATCGCACGCTGATGCTGTCTCGTTCGGTCTGGCATAAGGTGCGTGAAGCCAAACCCACGGCTTTAGAAGGGTTGCAGTTACCTGAAGTGCTGGCCGGGTTGCAGCCAGCAGGCAAGCCAATTCCAGGGCGGATGTCTTGGCAGTCTGAAACCGATGAAGGCCAGCGTAAGCAACGGCAGCTCCCGACCCAATCCTTCTATAAAAGCGATGAGGGGGCTAAGCGCCACGAAAAACCTCATCCCCCTTCTAGCTCAGATCATCTATCTGGAGAGTCGTGGTAG
- a CDS encoding F420-0:Gamma-glutamyl ligase, with translation MVPLIGLLVGIAILVGCGWGMVEWQYRHRPGNRLIFAAGQWNLECYEPDRYRIVGTPELINGTASLEIMVPELTAETTLLSKESLAGVQTTVSLVPEHPDAEARKDGYWFAYIVKLQKQTKLRVQVEITGPDLRSLKALWVKIHYVTYGPQGRLAKTGHVVVPLQFPNPEDDRPWRETPQAKVLPVPTHLLTHLDNPADVVKRYVLPHAKTGDIVTLGETPVAIMQGQWRHPATVRPGWLARRLCYYFLPTSSLATACGMQTLVDIVGPWRVFFAFIGGALMKIVLRRGGGFYQLAGKQARLIDDVTGTLPPYDQFIVLGPESPQSVVDEILKVTGLEAAIVDVNDLRAVKVLAATSGVNPQLLTQALIDNPAGNADEQTPLVLIRPL, from the coding sequence ATGGTGCCACTGATTGGGCTGCTCGTCGGTATTGCAATTCTCGTAGGGTGCGGTTGGGGGATGGTGGAATGGCAATATCGTCACCGCCCTGGCAATCGACTCATCTTTGCTGCTGGACAGTGGAATTTAGAGTGCTACGAACCTGATCGCTATCGCATTGTGGGGACACCCGAGCTGATTAACGGCACCGCTTCTTTAGAGATTATGGTGCCGGAACTCACGGCCGAAACCACGCTGCTTTCCAAGGAGAGCCTGGCAGGGGTTCAGACAACTGTGAGCCTGGTTCCTGAGCATCCAGACGCTGAGGCTCGCAAAGATGGCTACTGGTTTGCCTACATTGTTAAGCTGCAAAAGCAGACCAAACTCAGGGTGCAGGTAGAGATTACCGGGCCAGACTTGCGATCGCTGAAGGCCCTCTGGGTGAAAATTCACTACGTCACCTACGGGCCTCAAGGGCGCTTAGCCAAAACCGGGCATGTGGTTGTGCCCTTACAATTTCCCAATCCTGAAGACGATCGCCCTTGGCGAGAGACGCCCCAGGCAAAAGTTTTGCCTGTCCCTACCCACTTGCTGACCCATCTTGATAATCCAGCGGATGTAGTGAAGCGGTATGTCTTGCCCCACGCCAAAACTGGCGACATCGTCACCCTGGGGGAAACACCCGTTGCCATTATGCAGGGACAGTGGCGTCATCCAGCAACGGTTCGCCCTGGGTGGCTTGCCCGTCGCCTCTGCTACTACTTTTTGCCGACCTCTAGTTTGGCGACCGCCTGTGGGATGCAGACCCTCGTTGACATTGTCGGCCCCTGGCGCGTGTTCTTTGCGTTCATAGGCGGGGCATTGATGAAAATCGTTCTCCGACGCGGGGGCGGCTTTTATCAACTCGCTGGCAAACAAGCTCGCCTGATTGACGACGTTACGGGCACCCTGCCCCCCTACGATCAGTTCATTGTCTTAGGGCCAGAATCCCCTCAATCTGTGGTGGATGAGATCCTCAAAGTCACGGGCCTAGAAGCCGCGATCGTTGATGTTAATGACTTGCGAGCTGTCAAGGTACTAGCCGCGACGTCAGGGGTTAACCCACAGTTATTGACCCAAGCCCTGATCGATAATCCGGCAGGCAACGCAGATGAACAAACGCCTTTGGTTCTTATCCGTCCTCTGTAG
- a CDS encoding carotenoid biosynthesis protein: MNRLMLAERWCLWGHVLSMIFGLAGLLWVIPHPEILNYLPAGPMFFRWSLAGGGVAYILLGVAAVCLYSFRILGTRALLAFFIPAIAISLSSELLGTSTGFPFGDYTYLNGLGYKIAGLVPFTIPLSWFYLGISAYLLARGGILAKGKSWWRQGLALAIGALLLMSWDFVLDPAMSQTAMPFWYWHTPGAFFGMPYQNFAGWFFTGMVFMAVAATFWRGNDRLQGLTRSTLVLPLVVYIANFAFAMMMSVASGIFTPVLLGLGVGAMPAILCWLATPANAAAPEVAADNQPPLSVIEVATPAGASE; the protein is encoded by the coding sequence ATGAATCGGTTGATGCTTGCAGAAAGGTGGTGCCTTTGGGGTCATGTCCTCTCCATGATATTCGGTTTGGCGGGGCTTTTGTGGGTAATTCCCCATCCTGAGATTTTAAATTATCTCCCTGCAGGCCCAATGTTTTTCCGCTGGAGTTTAGCGGGGGGAGGCGTTGCCTACATCTTACTGGGCGTAGCCGCAGTGTGTCTTTATAGTTTTCGAATCCTGGGCACCAGAGCCCTGTTGGCTTTCTTCATTCCTGCGATCGCCATTTCATTGTCTAGCGAGCTGTTGGGCACGAGCACGGGCTTTCCTTTCGGAGATTACACGTACCTCAATGGTCTGGGGTACAAGATTGCTGGACTGGTGCCGTTTACGATTCCGCTGTCCTGGTTTTACCTCGGTATTTCAGCGTATCTGCTGGCCCGAGGAGGGATTCTCGCCAAAGGAAAGTCTTGGTGGCGACAGGGGCTGGCCTTAGCAATCGGGGCTTTGCTACTTATGTCTTGGGATTTTGTGTTGGATCCAGCGATGAGTCAAACGGCCATGCCCTTCTGGTATTGGCATACTCCGGGCGCTTTCTTTGGCATGCCCTATCAAAATTTTGCGGGCTGGTTTTTTACCGGCATGGTGTTTATGGCGGTGGCAGCCACGTTTTGGCGCGGCAATGATCGCTTGCAAGGGCTAACACGCTCTACGTTGGTACTCCCGCTAGTGGTGTACATTGCCAACTTTGCCTTCGCCATGATGATGAGTGTTGCTAGCGGCATTTTCACCCCTGTTCTGTTGGGATTGGGGGTAGGAGCCATGCCCGCGATTTTATGCTGGTTGGCGACCCCGGCGAATGCAGCTGCGCCAGAGGTTGCAGCGGACAATCAGCCCCCCCTCTCTGTGATTGAGGTGGCGACCCCGGCGGGTGCCTCTGAGTAG
- a CDS encoding glycosyltransferase gives MTILDAPWLLSSAIALVLLTVQLPAAMVLLSRLLRGPTRRPPLSPRRAQPAQMGAVSVVVPTLNEASRITPCLQGLTQQTYEVREILVVDSRSTDGTPDMVRAAQATDPRFRLLTDDPLPPTWVGRPWALHHGYTHSSPKSDWILGIDADTQPQPGLVPALIAAAEADAYDLVSLSPQFILKSPGEIWLQPALLMTLVYRFGPAGASETGAERVMANGQCFLCRRNLLDRLRGYTVARRSFCDDVTLARQAAQMGAKVGFWDGAFLLKVRMYEGFQETWREWGRSLDLKDASSPGQVWGDLWLLASVQALPWLGLPFLLMGLSAEDTTLPVQLSLGLNASLIAARIALQWAILPSYDLSQAQGRWLFWLSPLADILAVFRIGLSSLQTPKNWRGRCYDL, from the coding sequence ATGACGATTTTAGACGCCCCCTGGCTGCTGAGTAGCGCGATCGCGCTGGTTCTGTTAACAGTGCAACTGCCGGCAGCCATGGTACTGCTGTCGCGGCTGTTGCGAGGGCCAACCCGCCGTCCGCCCCTGAGCCCGCGCCGGGCCCAGCCTGCTCAGATGGGGGCTGTGAGCGTCGTTGTGCCAACGCTGAATGAAGCCAGCCGGATTACCCCTTGCCTGCAGGGGCTGACCCAGCAAACCTACGAAGTGCGCGAAATTTTAGTGGTAGATAGCCGCTCCACCGATGGTACTCCAGACATGGTCAGAGCCGCCCAAGCCACCGATCCGCGCTTTCGGCTGCTGACCGATGACCCTTTGCCACCGACCTGGGTGGGGCGTCCGTGGGCGCTTCACCACGGCTATACCCACAGCTCTCCCAAAAGTGACTGGATTTTAGGCATTGATGCTGATACTCAGCCCCAGCCGGGGCTTGTGCCTGCCCTCATTGCCGCCGCTGAAGCAGACGCCTATGACCTGGTTTCCCTATCCCCTCAATTCATTCTGAAGAGTCCTGGAGAAATTTGGCTCCAGCCAGCCCTACTGATGACCCTGGTATATCGCTTTGGGCCAGCTGGGGCCTCTGAAACGGGAGCTGAACGGGTGATGGCCAACGGGCAGTGCTTTCTCTGTCGCCGTAACCTGCTGGACAGGTTGAGGGGCTATACGGTGGCTCGCCGGTCTTTCTGCGATGATGTCACCCTGGCCCGCCAAGCCGCCCAAATGGGGGCAAAGGTTGGCTTTTGGGATGGTGCATTTCTTTTGAAAGTACGTATGTACGAGGGGTTTCAGGAAACCTGGAGAGAGTGGGGGCGATCGCTCGACCTCAAAGATGCTTCTTCTCCAGGGCAAGTGTGGGGGGATCTGTGGCTTCTAGCCAGTGTGCAAGCATTGCCCTGGCTAGGGCTGCCCTTTCTACTGATGGGACTAAGCGCCGAAGACACCACTTTGCCTGTTCAACTGAGTTTAGGTCTAAATGCCAGTCTGATTGCTGCCCGTATCGCTCTACAGTGGGCAATTTTGCCGTCCTATGACTTGAGTCAGGCCCAAGGGCGCTGGTTATTTTGGTTGTCTCCTCTAGCTGACATCTTAGCCGTTTTCCGCATCGGGTTATCGTCCCTGCAAACACCCAAGAACTGGCGAGGACGCTGCTATGACCTGTAA
- the psaA gene encoding photosystem I core protein PsaA has translation MTISPPEPGQKVRVAVDNNPVETSFERWGKPGHFDRTLARGPKTTTWIWNLHADAHDFDSHTSDFEDVTRKIFSAHFGHLAVIFIWLSGMYFHGAKFSNYEAWLTNPTGIKPSAQVVWPVFGQEILNADVGGGFQGIQITSGLFQMWRANGITNGFELYCTAIGALVMAGLMLFAGWFHYHKKAPKLEWFQNVESMMNHHLAGLLGLGCLGYAGQQIHVSLPINACMDAIDAGKPLTIGGQVIDSVAAIPLPHEWILNPSLMADLYPSFAQGLTPFFTLNWSAYADFLTFKGGLNPQTGGLWLSDTAHHHLALAVLFIVAGHFYRTNWGIGHSFKEVLEAHKGPFTGEGHKGMYEIFTTSWHCQLAWNLAWVGSLSILVAHHMYSMPPYPYIATDYATQLSLFTHHMWIGGFLICGAGAHAAIFMVRDYDPATHVNNLLDRVLRHRDAIISHLNWVCIFLGFHSFGLYIHNDTMRAFGRPQDMFSDTGIQLQPIFAQWVQGIHAAAAGNTAPQALSGVSQVFNGDLVAVGGKVAMAAIPLGTADFMVHHIHAFTIHVTVLILLKGVLFARSSRLIPDKGELGFRFPCDGPGRGGTCQVSGWDHVFLGLFWMYNSLSIVIFHFSWKMQSDVWGTVSDSGAVSHITAGNFAQSAITINGWLRDFLWAQASQVIGSYGSALSAYGLMFLGAHFVWAFSLMFLFSGRGYWQELIESIVWAHNKLKVAPAIQPRALSITQGRAVGLAHYLLGGIATTWAFFLARIISVG, from the coding sequence ATGACAATAAGTCCCCCTGAACCGGGACAAAAAGTCAGGGTCGCTGTCGATAATAATCCGGTAGAAACCTCATTTGAGCGGTGGGGAAAGCCCGGCCATTTCGATCGCACGCTAGCGCGCGGTCCCAAAACCACTACCTGGATTTGGAACCTGCATGCTGACGCCCATGACTTTGATAGCCACACCAGCGATTTTGAAGATGTTACGCGCAAGATTTTTAGTGCTCATTTTGGCCATCTTGCCGTCATCTTTATTTGGCTGAGTGGCATGTATTTCCATGGCGCCAAGTTTTCTAATTACGAGGCTTGGCTCACAAATCCCACCGGCATTAAGCCTAGTGCTCAGGTGGTCTGGCCAGTGTTTGGTCAAGAAATTCTCAACGCCGATGTTGGCGGTGGCTTCCAGGGGATTCAAATCACCTCTGGTCTCTTCCAGATGTGGCGGGCAAACGGTATTACTAACGGCTTTGAGCTGTATTGCACAGCGATTGGAGCCTTGGTAATGGCAGGTCTCATGCTGTTTGCTGGCTGGTTCCACTACCACAAGAAGGCACCCAAGCTGGAGTGGTTCCAAAATGTGGAATCAATGATGAACCACCACCTGGCTGGGCTGTTGGGCTTAGGCTGCTTAGGCTACGCCGGTCAGCAAATCCATGTATCGTTGCCGATCAACGCTTGTATGGATGCCATTGATGCCGGTAAGCCTTTGACCATTGGTGGTCAGGTGATCGACTCAGTGGCTGCGATTCCATTGCCCCATGAGTGGATTTTGAACCCCAGTCTGATGGCTGATCTGTACCCCAGCTTTGCGCAAGGGTTGACGCCATTCTTCACGCTGAACTGGAGTGCCTATGCTGACTTCCTCACCTTTAAAGGGGGCTTGAACCCTCAAACAGGTGGCTTGTGGTTGTCAGATACGGCTCATCACCACCTGGCGCTGGCGGTTTTATTTATCGTGGCAGGCCACTTCTATCGCACCAACTGGGGCATCGGCCACAGCTTTAAAGAAGTCCTCGAAGCGCATAAAGGGCCGTTTACTGGCGAAGGCCACAAAGGGATGTACGAGATTTTCACGACCTCCTGGCATTGCCAGTTGGCGTGGAACCTGGCCTGGGTCGGTTCTCTGTCCATCTTGGTGGCTCACCACATGTACTCGATGCCGCCCTATCCATACATTGCAACAGACTATGCCACTCAGCTGTCGCTGTTTACGCATCATATGTGGATTGGGGGTTTCTTAATCTGTGGTGCAGGGGCTCACGCCGCCATCTTCATGGTGCGGGATTATGATCCAGCTACCCATGTGAACAACCTTCTTGATCGAGTGTTGCGTCACCGGGATGCGATTATCTCCCACCTGAATTGGGTTTGTATCTTCTTAGGCTTCCATAGCTTTGGGCTGTATATCCATAACGACACCATGCGGGCGTTTGGACGGCCTCAAGATATGTTCTCGGATACTGGAATTCAGCTGCAGCCAATCTTCGCCCAGTGGGTGCAGGGTATTCATGCAGCAGCAGCGGGCAACACCGCCCCACAGGCACTGTCTGGGGTGAGCCAGGTGTTCAACGGTGATCTTGTCGCTGTTGGCGGTAAAGTCGCCATGGCAGCAATTCCCTTGGGTACCGCTGACTTTATGGTGCACCACATCCATGCTTTCACCATCCACGTGACAGTGCTGATTCTGCTGAAGGGTGTGTTGTTTGCCCGGAGTTCTCGACTCATTCCTGACAAGGGTGAGTTAGGCTTCCGCTTCCCTTGCGATGGCCCAGGGCGGGGCGGCACCTGCCAGGTATCTGGTTGGGATCATGTCTTCCTAGGGCTGTTCTGGATGTACAACTCTCTGTCGATTGTGATTTTCCACTTCAGCTGGAAGATGCAGTCCGACGTTTGGGGTACAGTCTCCGACTCTGGGGCTGTCAGCCATATTACAGCCGGCAATTTTGCCCAGAGCGCTATCACCATTAACGGTTGGCTGCGAGACTTCTTGTGGGCTCAGGCTTCCCAGGTTATTGGGTCTTATGGCTCAGCCCTATCGGCTTACGGCCTCATGTTCCTCGGGGCTCACTTTGTTTGGGCCTTTAGCCTGATGTTCTTGTTCAGTGGCCGTGGCTACTGGCAGGAGTTGATTGAATCGATTGTTTGGGCACACAACAAGCTGAAGGTGGCTCCGGCTATCCAGCCTCGTGCCCTGAGCATTACCCAGGGTCGGGCTGTGGGTCTGGCTCATTACCTGCTAGGCGGGATTGCCACCACATGGGCCTTCTTCCTGGCACGAATTATTTCGGTGGGATGA